From one Brevundimonas sp. PAMC22021 genomic stretch:
- a CDS encoding acetyl-CoA C-acyltransferase family protein, which translates to MTEVFILSGVRTAVGAFGGALKDTPPTELAAQVSAEAIHRSGVEPKQVGHVVFGQVIQTEPRDAYLARWAALTSGCAAETPAFGVNRLCGSGLQALVSAAQLVKLGEADVALAGGAESMSRAPYLVPSARFGAKMGDTALIDGLTGALTDPFNRYHMGMTAENVAERYGIDRTAQDDAAFESHRRASAADRGGRFVEQILPIEVKLKGKPLVFDRDEHIRHDASRADFDRLKPVFKADGSVTAGNASGINDGAAALLLAGEEMVKRAALAPLARVVAWGHAGVDPAYMGLGPIPAVRQALKRAGLLIADMDVIESNEAFAAQACAVSRDLGFDPDKVNPNGSGISIGHPVGATGAINSVKALYELQRTRGRYALVTMCIGGGQGIAAIFERC; encoded by the coding sequence ATGACCGAGGTGTTCATTCTTTCCGGCGTCCGGACCGCCGTCGGCGCCTTCGGCGGCGCGCTGAAAGATACGCCGCCGACCGAGCTGGCGGCTCAAGTCTCGGCCGAGGCGATCCACCGGTCTGGTGTCGAGCCCAAGCAGGTCGGCCATGTGGTCTTCGGTCAGGTGATTCAGACAGAGCCGCGCGACGCCTATCTTGCGCGCTGGGCGGCGCTGACGTCGGGCTGCGCCGCGGAGACGCCCGCCTTCGGCGTCAATCGTCTGTGCGGCTCGGGCCTCCAGGCGCTGGTGTCCGCCGCGCAGTTGGTGAAGCTGGGCGAGGCCGACGTCGCCTTGGCCGGCGGCGCGGAGTCGATGAGCCGAGCACCGTACCTCGTGCCTTCCGCACGATTCGGCGCCAAGATGGGCGACACCGCTTTGATCGACGGCCTCACAGGCGCTCTGACCGACCCCTTCAACCGCTACCACATGGGCATGACCGCCGAGAACGTGGCGGAACGGTACGGCATCGACCGCACGGCTCAGGACGACGCCGCCTTTGAAAGCCATCGCCGCGCCTCGGCTGCCGACCGAGGCGGCCGCTTCGTCGAGCAGATCCTGCCGATCGAAGTGAAGCTGAAGGGAAAGCCGCTCGTCTTCGATCGTGATGAGCACATCCGTCATGACGCCTCTCGCGCCGATTTCGATCGGCTGAAGCCGGTGTTCAAGGCAGACGGCTCGGTCACCGCCGGCAACGCCTCCGGCATCAACGATGGCGCGGCGGCCCTTCTGCTGGCCGGCGAAGAGATGGTGAAGCGCGCGGCGCTTGCGCCACTGGCCAGAGTCGTGGCCTGGGGTCACGCAGGCGTCGATCCAGCCTATATGGGCCTCGGCCCCATCCCGGCGGTCAGGCAAGCACTGAAGCGCGCTGGCCTGTTGATCGCCGACATGGATGTGATCGAGTCCAACGAGGCCTTCGCCGCGCAAGCCTGCGCCGTCTCGCGCGATCTCGGCTTCGATCCTGACAAGGTCAATCCGAACGGTAGCGGCATATCCATAGGCCACCCCGTCGGGGCTACAGGAGCGATCAACAGCGTCAAGGCGTTGTATGAGCTTCAACGCACGAGAGGCCGTTACGCCTTAGTGACCATGTGCATCGGCGGAGGCCAAGGCATCGCCGCCATCTTCGAGCGCTGCTGA
- a CDS encoding TetR/AcrR family transcriptional regulator, whose protein sequence is MTTSPRRPRRKAEQRAESLEQLLDAAEELFSRHGFYGVTIKDIADKVGVHKSLIHYYFTDKQEVFDKVMARRAPITSGRRMDALDAYEKAAAGTPTVEGALRAFLDTDLDTYSTGGDGWRHFGALSAQINNTPAWGAEVMDRLYDPVVLRLIGLLKQAMPDALEEDIFWGYHFVTGALTLSLARTGRIDHLSGGKCRSDDFEAIKARMAAFMAHGFMGVCRDRAEERRKQARE, encoded by the coding sequence ATGACCACATCGCCCCGCAGGCCGCGCCGCAAGGCGGAGCAACGCGCCGAAAGCCTGGAGCAGCTGCTGGACGCCGCCGAGGAGCTCTTCTCCCGCCACGGCTTCTACGGCGTGACGATCAAGGACATCGCCGACAAGGTCGGCGTCCACAAGTCGTTGATCCACTACTACTTCACCGACAAGCAGGAGGTGTTCGACAAGGTGATGGCGCGTCGTGCGCCGATCACAAGCGGACGCCGAATGGACGCGCTGGACGCCTATGAAAAGGCGGCCGCAGGCACTCCGACCGTCGAGGGCGCTCTGCGCGCCTTCCTCGACACCGATCTGGACACCTATTCCACCGGCGGCGACGGCTGGCGCCATTTCGGGGCGCTGAGCGCTCAGATCAACAACACGCCTGCCTGGGGCGCCGAGGTCATGGATCGCCTTTACGACCCCGTGGTCCTCAGGCTCATCGGCCTGCTGAAGCAGGCCATGCCTGACGCGCTCGAAGAGGACATCTTCTGGGGCTACCACTTCGTGACCGGCGCCCTGACGCTCAGCCTGGCGCGCACGGGCCGGATCGACCACCTCTCCGGCGGTAAGTGCCGGTCCGACGACTTCGAGGCGATCAAGGCGCGGATGGCCGCCTTCATGGCGCACGGTTTCATGGGTGTCTGCCGGGACCGCGCCGAGGAACGTCGAAAGCAGGCGCGTGAATGA
- a CDS encoding SDR family NAD(P)-dependent oxidoreductase, whose product MAIDLNGRTAIVTGAGGGLGRSHALALARHGAKVVVNDLASAACEAVAREIQEDGGEALPWTCSVTDRAAVFAMVEEVVARWGGVDILVNNAGILRDRTFAKMDLDDFALVLDVHLMGSVNLTKAAWPHMRDKGYGRVIFTTSSSGLYGNFGQSNYGAAKMALVGLMQTLALEGQKSGIHVNCLAPSAATQMTEGLYSEDDLRGLSTDLVSPGVVALASENAPTRTILLAGAGAFEQAHVTMTQGVHIGDAPGAAERIEAQWERIRDREGEFVPASGAAQYSHEVNTSSHLADRTFAGATNET is encoded by the coding sequence ATGGCCATTGATCTCAACGGACGGACCGCGATCGTCACGGGTGCGGGCGGCGGCTTGGGCCGCAGTCATGCGCTTGCGTTGGCGCGGCATGGGGCAAAGGTGGTCGTCAACGACCTGGCGTCCGCTGCCTGCGAGGCGGTCGCTAGAGAGATACAAGAAGATGGCGGTGAGGCCCTGCCATGGACCTGCAGCGTCACCGACCGCGCAGCCGTCTTCGCCATGGTGGAGGAGGTGGTCGCGCGCTGGGGCGGTGTCGATATCCTGGTCAACAACGCCGGCATCCTGCGCGACCGAACCTTCGCCAAGATGGACCTCGACGACTTCGCGCTGGTGCTGGACGTGCACCTTATGGGATCGGTCAACCTGACCAAGGCGGCGTGGCCGCACATGCGCGACAAGGGCTACGGCCGGGTGATCTTCACCACCTCCTCATCGGGGCTCTACGGCAACTTCGGGCAGTCGAACTACGGCGCAGCCAAGATGGCGCTCGTCGGACTGATGCAGACCCTGGCGCTCGAAGGCCAAAAATCGGGCATCCACGTCAACTGTTTGGCGCCCAGCGCGGCGACGCAGATGACGGAAGGTCTTTATTCAGAGGACGATCTCCGCGGCCTTTCAACGGATCTGGTGAGCCCGGGCGTCGTGGCGCTGGCGAGCGAGAACGCGCCGACGCGCACAATCCTGCTTGCCGGCGCGGGCGCCTTCGAGCAGGCGCATGTCACCATGACGCAAGGCGTCCACATCGGCGACGCGCCCGGCGCCGCAGAGCGCATCGAGGCGCAGTGGGAGCGCATCCGAGATAGAGAGGGCGAGTTCGTGCCGGCTTCGGGGGCGGCTCAGTACAGCCATGAGGTGAACACGTCTTCCCACCTCGCGGACCGGACATTCGCTGGCGCAACGAACGAGACCTAA
- a CDS encoding AMP-binding protein: MIGSPPSFMQDYALTVDRFLDHGAKWHGSSGVVTAGAQADRRINYFDLRERANRLSGALLSCGVEPGDRIATLAWNTQHHVEAWYAAMGVGLVCHTLNPRLTVAQLAAMVDQADDRVLAVGAGLRHIAEALLEACPSLERLILLDDDAAKNGRPEIFSLESLLAEQGHAVSWGGFEETALAGLCFTSGTTGAPKGVAYTHRSNYLHTLRALQADSIALTAKDAVLVAVPMFHANAWGLPFAAPAVGADLVLPGRSTDGATLAGLIERQGVTVAVGVPTVWLGLLDHLDATGGETPSLERIIIGGSSCPDSLLQRMERRFGATVQTSWGMTELSPLGAISPRSDVQGAARGSGRPPMGLDLLLTDADGRPLPDQRNAVGHLKVKGQSVVQSYFGASQPAVDADGWFDTGDLAQLDNDGNLTLAGRSKDLIKSGGEWINPVEIEEIVGALPAVSLVAVIGRADSKWGERPLMVIEPARGQDIDDAQLKASLKGRVADWWIPERVVRVEAMPLAATGKINKAVLRAAHGGA, encoded by the coding sequence ATGATCGGCTCCCCGCCAAGCTTCATGCAGGACTACGCCCTGACCGTGGACCGCTTCCTCGACCACGGCGCCAAATGGCACGGGTCCTCGGGGGTGGTGACGGCGGGCGCGCAAGCCGACCGACGCATCAACTACTTCGACCTTCGCGAGCGCGCCAATCGCCTGTCCGGCGCCCTACTGAGTTGCGGCGTGGAGCCCGGCGACCGGATCGCCACCCTGGCCTGGAACACTCAACACCATGTTGAGGCCTGGTACGCCGCGATGGGCGTGGGCCTCGTCTGCCACACCCTAAACCCGCGGCTGACGGTCGCGCAGTTGGCTGCGATGGTCGACCAGGCCGACGATCGCGTGCTGGCCGTCGGCGCAGGCTTGCGCCACATCGCCGAAGCCCTGCTGGAAGCCTGTCCTTCGCTGGAGCGCCTGATCCTGCTGGACGACGACGCGGCTAAGAACGGACGCCCCGAGATCTTCAGTCTTGAGAGCCTGCTCGCCGAGCAAGGTCACGCCGTCTCCTGGGGCGGTTTCGAAGAGACCGCGCTTGCCGGACTGTGCTTCACCTCCGGCACCACCGGCGCGCCGAAGGGCGTCGCCTACACCCATCGCTCCAATTACCTGCACACTCTTCGCGCTCTGCAGGCGGATTCCATCGCCCTCACCGCCAAGGACGCCGTTCTTGTCGCCGTGCCCATGTTCCACGCCAACGCGTGGGGCCTGCCCTTTGCGGCGCCAGCCGTAGGCGCCGATCTGGTGCTGCCCGGGCGCTCGACCGACGGAGCCACTCTGGCGGGCCTGATCGAAAGGCAGGGTGTGACGGTCGCCGTGGGCGTTCCCACCGTCTGGCTAGGCCTGTTGGATCATCTCGACGCCACAGGCGGCGAAACGCCAAGCTTGGAGCGCATCATCATCGGCGGATCGAGCTGTCCCGACAGCCTGCTGCAAAGAATGGAGCGACGGTTCGGCGCCACGGTGCAGACCAGCTGGGGCATGACCGAGCTGTCGCCGTTGGGCGCCATCTCCCCCCGCAGCGATGTCCAGGGCGCCGCACGAGGCTCAGGTCGTCCCCCCATGGGCCTGGACCTGCTGCTCACCGACGCGGACGGCCGCCCCCTGCCCGACCAGCGCAACGCCGTCGGCCACCTGAAGGTGAAGGGGCAAAGCGTTGTTCAAAGCTATTTCGGCGCCAGCCAGCCGGCCGTCGACGCCGACGGCTGGTTCGACACCGGCGACCTGGCCCAGCTGGACAACGACGGCAACCTGACCCTGGCGGGCCGTTCCAAGGACTTGATCAAGTCCGGGGGCGAATGGATCAACCCCGTCGAAATCGAGGAAATCGTCGGCGCTCTGCCCGCAGTCAGCCTCGTGGCGGTAATCGGCCGAGCCGACTCGAAGTGGGGCGAGCGTCCCCTGATGGTGATCGAGCCCGCGCGCGGACAGGACATCGACGATGCGCAACTGAAGGCGTCGCTCAAGGGCCGCGTAGCCGACTGGTGGATCCCCGAGCGGGTCGTGCGGGTAGAGGCCATGCCGCTTGCGGCCACGGGCAAGATCAACAAGGCCGTGCTTCGCGCCGCTCATGGAGGCGCCTAG
- a CDS encoding serine hydrolase produces the protein MAALGALTLVSAPAAAQDVARMDQVVRASAERDAFSGAVLVAKNGDVLLDQGYGLANREWSIPNDSQTKFRLGSLTKQFTAVAILMLADQGKVDLDAPIKTLLPGSPAAWDTVTVRHLLSHTSGVPDFTRQADYEALKTRPTKLASLIARFSSQPLAFPPGERFSYSNSGYILLSAVIEAASGQPYADFVTSNLFQPLGMSDSGYDRHDVITPRRASGYASTAGGVINADYVDMSIPQGAGALFSTTRDLLKWEQGLFSGRLLSETSMDALTTPVRDGYAMGLVVSRSEGRTLIWHNGGIEGFNTYMAYDPDDRFAVIVLGNLNGEAPDKIGNDLTTLMRGGAVTLASERRSIVVAPDVLQSYVGVYELAPGFDLTFSVVDGALMAQATGQQANRLRADATDAFFLEAVDAEIVFTRDPAGAVQGVVLHQGGRDMPGRKR, from the coding sequence ATGGCGGCGCTGGGCGCCCTGACGTTGGTGTCCGCCCCCGCCGCAGCGCAGGACGTCGCCCGCATGGATCAGGTGGTCCGCGCTTCGGCAGAGCGTGACGCCTTCTCGGGCGCTGTTCTGGTCGCGAAGAACGGCGACGTTCTGCTCGACCAGGGCTACGGCTTGGCGAACCGCGAGTGGAGCATTCCCAACGACAGCCAGACCAAGTTCCGCCTGGGCTCATTGACCAAACAGTTCACGGCCGTCGCCATCCTGATGTTGGCTGATCAGGGCAAGGTCGATCTGGACGCGCCCATCAAGACCCTGCTGCCGGGCTCTCCAGCCGCCTGGGACACGGTGACGGTCCGCCATCTCTTGTCGCATACGTCGGGCGTGCCGGATTTCACGCGCCAGGCTGACTACGAAGCGCTGAAGACGCGCCCGACGAAGCTGGCCAGCCTTATCGCGCGGTTCAGCAGCCAGCCGCTGGCATTCCCGCCCGGCGAGCGCTTCTCTTATTCCAACTCGGGATACATCCTATTGAGCGCGGTCATCGAGGCGGCGAGCGGCCAGCCTTACGCCGACTTTGTGACTTCCAACCTGTTCCAGCCGCTGGGCATGAGTGACAGTGGCTACGACCGCCACGATGTGATCACGCCTCGACGGGCATCGGGCTACGCTTCGACGGCTGGCGGCGTCATCAATGCCGACTACGTGGACATGAGCATACCCCAGGGCGCCGGGGCGCTGTTCTCGACCACCCGCGACCTTCTCAAGTGGGAGCAAGGCCTGTTCAGCGGCCGGCTGTTGAGCGAGACATCGATGGACGCTCTAACGACGCCTGTGCGCGACGGCTACGCCATGGGTTTGGTCGTCTCCCGCTCGGAAGGACGCACCCTGATCTGGCACAACGGAGGGATCGAGGGCTTCAACACCTACATGGCCTACGATCCAGACGACCGGTTCGCGGTGATCGTGCTGGGCAACCTCAACGGCGAGGCGCCGGACAAGATCGGGAACGATCTGACGACGCTGATGCGCGGGGGCGCCGTCACCTTGGCCAGCGAGCGCCGATCCATCGTCGTAGCGCCGGATGTCCTGCAATCCTACGTCGGCGTCTATGAGCTCGCGCCCGGCTTCGACCTGACGTTCTCGGTCGTGGACGGCGCGCTGATGGCGCAAGCCACCGGTCAGCAGGCGAACCGGTTGAGGGCCGATGCTACGGACGCATTCTTCTTGGAAGCCGTGGATGCTGAGATCGTCTTCACGCGTGACCCAGCAGGCGCTGTGCAGGGGGTGGTGCTGCACCAGGGCGGGCGAGATATGCCTGGCCGCAAGCGGTGA
- a CDS encoding serine hydrolase — MTAGSLPFAENPEVLGFSSARLADLNGYMSGMVEAGLVAGTSTLLMRHGQVAAFQTFGHARLGDAAPLSPDTIFRIYSMTKPVTGVAMMILFEEGRWRLDDPVTDHLPELEGQKVFVGMADDGSMMTEDVVRPPTMRELMSHTAGLGYGLFDVHPIERAYRKAGVMTADSHDDLLGRVARIPLMFQPGSEWFYSIATDLQALVVKRLAGMSFGEFLRTRILEPLGMVDTGFQAPADQLHRLAEMYCDGGAGELEVATKAFDMPINDYTRPPRFESGGGGLVSTAVDYARFCQMILNRGELDGIRILKPETVALMATNVIPDAVLGTTNPLRLLPFNPAFGFGLDLAVAIDPRALGMVEGKGTLSWGGGGGTWFWIDPTNDLIFVGMIQRMADPVSNEFRARARTLTYAALTHPEK, encoded by the coding sequence ATGACAGCCGGCAGCTTGCCCTTCGCGGAGAACCCCGAGGTTCTCGGCTTCAGCTCAGCCCGCCTCGCCGACCTCAACGGCTACATGTCGGGCATGGTCGAGGCGGGGCTGGTGGCGGGAACCTCCACTCTGCTGATGCGCCATGGGCAGGTCGCCGCCTTCCAAACCTTCGGCCATGCTCGCCTGGGCGACGCGGCGCCACTGAGCCCCGACACCATCTTCCGCATCTACTCCATGACCAAGCCTGTCACCGGCGTGGCCATGATGATCCTGTTCGAAGAAGGGCGGTGGCGGCTTGATGATCCCGTCACCGATCATCTTCCGGAGCTGGAGGGCCAGAAGGTCTTTGTCGGCATGGCCGATGACGGGTCCATGATGACCGAAGACGTTGTGCGTCCACCGACCATGCGCGAGCTGATGAGCCATACGGCCGGCTTGGGCTATGGCCTGTTCGACGTGCATCCGATCGAGCGCGCCTATCGGAAGGCGGGCGTGATGACCGCCGACAGCCATGACGATCTGCTGGGCCGCGTCGCCCGCATCCCGTTGATGTTCCAGCCGGGATCGGAGTGGTTCTACTCCATCGCCACGGACCTTCAGGCGCTGGTGGTGAAACGCCTGGCGGGGATGAGCTTCGGGGAGTTCCTTAGGACTCGCATCCTCGAACCACTGGGCATGGTGGACACCGGCTTTCAGGCGCCGGCGGATCAACTCCACCGGCTGGCGGAAATGTACTGCGATGGCGGCGCGGGCGAGCTTGAAGTGGCCACCAAGGCCTTCGACATGCCCATCAACGACTACACCCGCCCTCCTCGCTTCGAGAGCGGCGGCGGCGGCCTCGTGTCGACGGCGGTCGACTACGCCCGCTTCTGCCAGATGATCCTGAACCGCGGTGAACTGGACGGGATCCGCATTCTAAAGCCTGAGACCGTCGCGCTGATGGCGACCAACGTCATCCCCGATGCGGTGCTCGGGACGACCAATCCCCTTCGCCTGCTGCCCTTCAACCCGGCATTCGGTTTCGGACTGGACCTCGCGGTAGCAATTGATCCGCGGGCGCTCGGCATGGTCGAAGGCAAGGGCACACTGAGCTGGGGTGGGGGCGGGGGAACCTGGTTCTGGATCGACCCGACCAACGACCTGATCTTCGTGGGCATGATCCAGCGCATGGCCGATCCGGTCAGCAACGAGTTTCGCGCTCGGGCGCGGACCCTGACCTACGCCGCCCTGACCCATCCTGAAAAATAG
- a CDS encoding TonB-dependent receptor, whose amino-acid sequence MGRKLWLTTSAAVLLWTGAAQAQTAPQETDGQEEATSLGEVLVTAERRTTNLQETAVAATVLSGESLDDRGVFSLEQLQFVAPSTTVQNYGQGNFFNVRGIGKSEATTAIGVGVTTYRDGVPVFPGYFQTEPYYDIGSVELLRGPQGTFAGTNATGGAVFITSRNPDFTGVNGYVLGQVGNYDNLKLQGAVNVPLSDTLAARFAVNSEQRSSFHDITGPYRGTPGEVDSNSVRASFLWTPTPALRVLLKGDYNKLDFGGYPADPALSTNDPFEITANGPHSGLDETARISLNVSYVFDNGITLRSITGYQDGTSEFSTDLDGTSALNNTFYDRVEEQVWSQEINLISPDNQRLTWLLGAFWQQDDVTFPVTTFPEGAYHVGFPEGVLDYYIFGDTPKETKAVFGQVSYDISDRLQIQVGARWSESTSRNENVYTTYPALGLQLLQNDEVTADKATGKVSINYKIDDNNFVYGFVANGFKMGGLNAPNFYAPASSFGPEDVVDYELGWKSTLLGGQVRTQLGAYYMTYEGFQVVVGDPAVPLFSSIVNVADETVLMGLEASAQVRLNAWTLDVGAAVSNSELGEFYAADPRVARSGTCDANTGPATANCLNLDGNTQGYAPELTFNIGVQYDFALPNGATLSPRIDYAHIDEAWTSIFNNEALGDRLESRDLVNLLLSYKTGDWTLAAYALNATDQTYIAAVNSGLRYAGAPRQFGVNLTKTF is encoded by the coding sequence ATGGGGCGCAAGCTCTGGCTGACCACATCCGCCGCGGTCCTGCTGTGGACCGGAGCCGCCCAGGCTCAAACCGCGCCACAAGAGACCGACGGTCAAGAAGAGGCGACGTCACTAGGCGAGGTGCTTGTCACCGCCGAGCGCCGAACGACCAATCTTCAGGAAACGGCTGTCGCCGCCACTGTGCTCTCCGGCGAAAGCCTGGATGACCGCGGCGTCTTCTCCCTGGAGCAGCTTCAGTTCGTGGCGCCGTCGACGACGGTGCAGAACTACGGCCAAGGCAACTTCTTCAACGTTCGCGGCATCGGAAAGTCGGAAGCGACAACGGCCATCGGCGTGGGCGTGACCACCTATCGCGACGGCGTTCCTGTGTTTCCCGGCTACTTCCAGACCGAACCCTACTATGACATCGGCAGCGTCGAACTGCTGCGGGGTCCACAGGGCACCTTCGCAGGCACCAACGCCACGGGGGGCGCGGTCTTCATCACCTCACGCAATCCGGATTTCACGGGGGTGAACGGCTATGTGCTGGGACAGGTCGGCAACTACGACAATCTGAAGCTCCAAGGCGCGGTCAACGTGCCGCTGAGCGACACCCTGGCCGCCCGCTTCGCCGTGAACAGCGAGCAACGCTCCAGCTTCCACGACATCACCGGGCCCTACCGTGGAACCCCGGGCGAGGTGGACTCCAACAGCGTGCGCGCCAGCTTCCTGTGGACCCCGACGCCCGCGCTGCGGGTGCTGCTGAAGGGCGACTACAACAAGCTGGACTTCGGCGGCTATCCGGCTGATCCGGCCTTGTCGACCAACGATCCCTTCGAGATCACTGCGAACGGCCCCCACTCCGGCCTGGACGAGACGGCCCGCATCTCGCTGAACGTCAGCTACGTCTTCGACAACGGGATCACCCTGCGTTCGATTACCGGCTACCAGGATGGAACAAGCGAGTTCTCGACCGATCTGGACGGGACCAGCGCTCTCAACAACACCTTCTATGACCGCGTCGAAGAGCAGGTCTGGTCGCAGGAGATCAATCTGATCTCGCCCGACAACCAGCGTCTCACCTGGCTGCTGGGCGCCTTCTGGCAGCAGGACGACGTAACCTTCCCGGTCACCACCTTCCCGGAGGGCGCGTACCACGTCGGCTTCCCGGAAGGCGTGCTCGACTACTACATCTTCGGCGACACGCCCAAGGAGACCAAGGCCGTGTTCGGCCAGGTCAGCTATGACATCTCGGATCGCCTGCAGATCCAGGTCGGCGCACGCTGGTCCGAAAGCACGTCGCGCAACGAAAACGTCTACACCACCTATCCTGCGCTCGGCCTGCAGCTGCTGCAGAACGACGAGGTCACCGCCGATAAGGCCACCGGCAAGGTGAGCATCAACTACAAGATAGACGACAACAACTTCGTCTACGGCTTTGTGGCGAACGGCTTCAAGATGGGCGGACTGAACGCTCCGAACTTCTATGCTCCGGCAAGTTCGTTCGGTCCGGAAGACGTGGTCGATTACGAACTAGGCTGGAAGTCGACCTTGCTCGGCGGTCAGGTCCGCACCCAGCTTGGGGCCTACTACATGACCTATGAGGGCTTCCAGGTCGTGGTCGGCGATCCGGCTGTTCCGCTGTTCAGCTCCATCGTCAATGTCGCTGACGAGACCGTGCTGATGGGGTTGGAAGCCTCGGCTCAAGTCCGTCTGAACGCCTGGACCTTGGATGTCGGCGCTGCGGTGTCGAACTCTGAACTGGGCGAGTTCTACGCCGCCGATCCCCGCGTCGCACGCAGCGGCACGTGCGACGCTAACACCGGGCCGGCGACCGCCAATTGCCTGAACCTCGACGGGAACACTCAAGGGTATGCGCCCGAACTGACGTTCAACATCGGAGTCCAGTACGACTTCGCACTGCCGAACGGCGCGACCCTGTCGCCGCGGATCGATTACGCGCACATTGACGAGGCCTGGACGAGCATCTTCAACAACGAGGCTTTGGGCGACCGCCTGGAGTCCCGCGACCTGGTCAACCTTCTCCTTAGCTACAAGACGGGCGACTGGACACTCGCGGCCTATGCGCTGAACGCGACGGATCAGACCTATATCGCGGCGGTCAACTCGGGCCTTCGCTATGCGGGCGCTCCGCGGCAGTTCGGCGTCAATCTGACGAAGACGTTCTGA